From the Apis cerana isolate GH-2021 linkage group LG3, AcerK_1.0, whole genome shotgun sequence genome, one window contains:
- the LOC107997309 gene encoding unconventional myosin IC isoform X1: protein MKQSEKSVSDTGGDKHQKDKAPNIPKSGHEIRKNMERGLHERDRVGVQDFVLLENFESEVAFIDNLQKRFNENLIYTYIGQVLVSVNPYKKLPIYNPETIQYYHGRNFFEAPPHIFALADTAYQSLLKENLDQCILISGESGSGKTEASKKVLEFIAAATGHKKQVEEVNDKLIGSNPVLEAFGNAKTNRNDNSSRFGKYMDIQFNFQGDPIGGNILNYLLEKSRVVHQSLGERNFHIFYQLIAGADEEILRKLYLKKNLDTYYYLSNGTKDTINNIDDVSQYNEVMKAMKTMEMSQKEQDDLFAIVASVLHMGNVGFTEEDGVAQILKPASVEAVASLLGCDIKQLAEAFTNRTIDARGDVVISPLNREFAIYARDALAKAVYDRLFTWLVTRLNKSLQPINNPKKKKMVIGILDIYGFEIFQKNSFEQFCINYCNEKLQQLFIQLTLKSEQEEYLREGITWENVQYFNNKVICDLIEEKYKGIISLMDEECLRPGEPTDLSFLEKLNVNLNNHPHYISHMKADLQTQKVMGRDEFRLVHYAGEVTYNVRGFLEKNNDLLYRDLREVMSHTTNSIIKNVFDVKDLTSKKRPDTAITQFKNSLNNLVEILMGKEPSYIRCIKPNDYKMPNQFNDKIILHQVKYLGLMENLRVRRAGFAYRRPYKQFLQRYKSLCPQTWPNYHGSAKEGVQILVCHLGFEQDEYKMGNTKLFIRFPKTLFDTEDAFQIKKHEIAVIIQSRWKCILIRRRYLRMREAAIVFQKYIRRWLAKREVEKRRKAVITIQRFIKGFITRNGPPTEINIAFLELGKKQWLIKLSKTLPVGILNNYWPSCPYICQEASEHLRIMYKKWKARNYRLALSKIDKKQFELKILAEFLFKDKKKSYAKSFERKFQTDRLGAEYVALKESFINNILPRDETIQYITPVIKYDRHGYKPRERVLILTENAVYILDILKTFKLKHRLPYKSILELVVTGESDNLLIVRIPPELKKDKGDLILEVPHIIEALTKAIDITNNPNILKIVNTESVSHKLVSGKEGVIEFRTGTTPAISKNRQSGHLLVVNRTFSDMEYSK, encoded by the exons ACCAGAAAGACAAGGCACCGAATATCCCCAAGAGTGGCCACGAGATACGTAAGAACATGGAACGTGGTCTGCACGAGCGGGACCGTGTTGGTGTCCAGGACTTCGTTCTCCTCGAGAATTTCGAGAGCGAGGTGGCTTTTATTGATAATCTGCAAAAGCGTTTCAATGAGAATCTAATCTAT ACATACATTGGTCAAGTGCTGGTATCAGTGAATCCTTACAAGAAATTACCAATTTACAATCCAGAAACTATTCAATACTATCACGGAAGAAACTTCTTTGAAGCTCCACCACACat tTTTGCGCTTGCTGATACTGCTTATCAGTCTTTGTTGAAGGAGAATTTGGATCAATGTATTCTCATCTCTG GCGAATCCGGTTCAGGAAAAACCGAAGCTTCGAAAAAAGTACTAGAGTTTATTGCGGCTGCCACCGGTCACAAGAAACAAGTGGAAGaagtaaatgataaattaattggtAGTAATCCGGTGCTCGAAGCTTTCGGAAACGCGAAGACTAATCGGAATGATAACTCGTCGCGTTTTGGCAAGTACATGGATATCCAATTTAATTTCCAG GGAGATCCAATCGGTGGGAACATTTTGAATTATCTACTCGAGAAGTCGCGAGTAGTGCATCAATCTTTAGGAGAACGtaatttccatatattttatcaattaatagcTGGAGctgatgaagaaattttgcggaaattatatcttaaaaaaaacttagatacatattattatctcaGTAATGga acgaaagatactataaataatatcgatgatGTTTCTCAATATAATGAAGTTATGAAAGCAATGAAAACCATGGAAATGAGCCAGAAAGAACAGGATGATTTATTTGCAATAGTGGCATCAGTATTACATATGGGAAATGTTGGTTTTACCGAAGAAGATGGTGTCGCACAAATTTTGAAGCCAGCTTCTGTTGAGGCTGTTGCTtcg ttaTTGGGTTGCGACATCAAACAATTAGCAGAGGCTTTTACAAATCGCACTATAGACGCTCGTGGTGATGTGGTTATTTCTCCGCTAAACAGAGAATTTGCCATTTATGCACGAGATGCATTGGCAAAAGCTGTATATGATAGATTGTTCACATGGCTGGTGACTAGATTGAATAAATCTTTGCAACCTATTAATAatcctaaaaagaaaaaaatggtcATAGGAATTTTGGATATTTAtggtttcgaaatttttcaaaagaacag CTTCGaacaattttgtataaattactGTAATGAGAAATTACAACaactatttattcaattaacgtTAAAATCGGAACAAGAGGAATATTTAAGAGAAGGAATAACATGGGaaaatgttcaatattttaataataaagttatatgcgatttaattgaagaaaaatataaag gtataatatctttaatggATGAAGAATGTCTCCGTCCTGGAGAACCAACAGATTTAAGTTTTCTGGAAaagttaaatgtaaatttaaacaatcatCCTCACTATATAAGCCATATGAAAGCGGATCTACAAACGCAAAAAGTTATGGGGCGTGAT gaaTTCAGATTAGTGCATTATGCTGGCGAAGTAACATATAATGTTCGTGGTTTTCTTGAGaagaataatgatttattatatagagatTTACGTGAAGTAATGTCGCACACaacgaattcaattattaag aacGTGTTTGATGTAAAAGATTTGACAAGTAAAAAACGACCAGATACTGCTATTacgcaatttaaaaatagtttaaataatttagtagAAATTCTTATGGGAAAAGAACCTTCATACATTCGTTGTATAAAAcctaatgattataaaatgcCCA atcaatttaatgataaaattatcttgcaccaagtaaaatatttaggtCTTATGGAAAATCTAAGAGTGAGACGAGCTGGTTTTGCCTATAGAAGAccatataaacaatttttacaacgTTATAAATCACTATGTCCACAAACATGGCCTAACTACCATGGTTCTGCTAAAGAAGGTGTACAAATCCTCGTATGTCATCTTGGTTTCGAACAAGATGAATATAAGATGGGCAA cacaaaattatttattcgattcccTAAAACATTATTCGATACGGAAGACgcttttcaaataaagaaacatgAGATAGCTGTTATTATTCAAAGTAGATGGAAATGTATACTAATAAGACGAAGATATCTTCGTATGAGAGAGGCAGCAAtagttttccaaaaatatattcgaagatGGTTAGCAAAACGTGAAGTTGAAAAGAGACGAAAAGCAGTTATTACTATTCAAcg ATTCATCAAAGGATTTATTACACGAAATGGGCCACCaactgaaattaatattgcttTTCTTGAATTAGGAAAAAAACAATGGTTAATTAAACTCTCTAAGACACTTCCAGttggtattttaaataattattggccATCATGTCCATATATTTGTCAAGAA GCTTCTGAACATTTACGTATCATGTACAAAAAATGGAAAGCACGTAATTACAGATTAGCTTTgtcaaaaatagataaaaaacagttcgaattaaaaattttagctgaATTTCTATTCAAAGACAAAAAGAAATCGTATGCAAAAAGTTTTGAACGAAAATTCCAAACTGATCGACTTGGTGCCGAATACGTAGCATTGAAAGAAagctttattaataatattcttcccAGAGATGAAACTATACaa TACATAACTCctgttattaaatatgatcGACATGGTTACAAGCCCCGCGAAAGAGTACtaattttaacagaaaatgctgtatatattttagacaTCTTAAAAACATTCAAACTTAAACATCGTTTACCTTATAAATCCATTTTAGAATTAGTTGTTACCGGAGAATCAGACAATTTATTGATTGTTAGGATACCACCCGAATTAAAAAAGGACAag ggtgatttaattttagaagtgCCACATATAATAGAAGCACTAACAAAAGCAATTGATATTACTAATAAtccaaatattcttaaaattgttaatacagaatc agtCTCACATAAACTAGTCAGCGGTAAAGAAGGTGTAATCGAATTCAGAACTGGTACAACTCCAGCTATTAGTAAAAACAGACAAAGCGGACATTTATTAGTGGTAAATAGAACATTTAGTGACATggaatattccaaataa
- the LOC107997309 gene encoding unconventional myosin IC isoform X5, translated as MERGLHERDRVGVQDFVLLENFESEVAFIDNLQKRFNENLIYTYIGQVLVSVNPYKKLPIYNPETIQYYHGRNFFEAPPHIFALADTAYQSLLKENLDQCILISGESGSGKTEASKKVLEFIAAATGHKKQVEEVNDKLIGSNPVLEAFGNAKTNRNDNSSRFGKYMDIQFNFQGDPIGGNILNYLLEKSRVVHQSLGERNFHIFYQLIAGADEEILRKLYLKKNLDTYYYLSNGTKDTINNIDDVSQYNEVMKAMKTMEMSQKEQDDLFAIVASVLHMGNVGFTEEDGVAQILKPASVEAVASLLGCDIKQLAEAFTNRTIDARGDVVISPLNREFAIYARDALAKAVYDRLFTWLVTRLNKSLQPINNPKKKKMVIGILDIYGFEIFQKNSFEQFCINYCNEKLQQLFIQLTLKSEQEEYLREGITWENVQYFNNKVICDLIEEKYKGIISLMDEECLRPGEPTDLSFLEKLNVNLNNHPHYISHMKADLQTQKVMGRDEFRLVHYAGEVTYNVRGFLEKNNDLLYRDLREVMSHTTNSIIKNVFDVKDLTSKKRPDTAITQFKNSLNNLVEILMGKEPSYIRCIKPNDYKMPNQFNDKIILHQVKYLGLMENLRVRRAGFAYRRPYKQFLQRYKSLCPQTWPNYHGSAKEGVQILVCHLGFEQDEYKMGNTKLFIRFPKTLFDTEDAFQIKKHEIAVIIQSRWKCILIRRRYLRMREAAIVFQKYIRRWLAKREVEKRRKAVITIQRFIKGFITRNGPPTEINIAFLELGKKQWLIKLSKTLPVGILNNYWPSCPYICQEASEHLRIMYKKWKARNYRLALSKIDKKQFELKILAEFLFKDKKKSYAKSFERKFQTDRLGAEYVALKESFINNILPRDETIQYITPVIKYDRHGYKPRERVLILTENAVYILDILKTFKLKHRLPYKSILELVVTGESDNLLIVRIPPELKKDKGDLILEVPHIIEALTKAIDITNNPNILKIVNTESVSHKLVSGKEGVIEFRTGTTPAISKNRQSGHLLVVNRTFSDMEYSK; from the exons ATGGAACGTGGTCTGCACGAGCGGGACCGTGTTGGTGTCCAGGACTTCGTTCTCCTCGAGAATTTCGAGAGCGAGGTGGCTTTTATTGATAATCTGCAAAAGCGTTTCAATGAGAATCTAATCTAT ACATACATTGGTCAAGTGCTGGTATCAGTGAATCCTTACAAGAAATTACCAATTTACAATCCAGAAACTATTCAATACTATCACGGAAGAAACTTCTTTGAAGCTCCACCACACat tTTTGCGCTTGCTGATACTGCTTATCAGTCTTTGTTGAAGGAGAATTTGGATCAATGTATTCTCATCTCTG GCGAATCCGGTTCAGGAAAAACCGAAGCTTCGAAAAAAGTACTAGAGTTTATTGCGGCTGCCACCGGTCACAAGAAACAAGTGGAAGaagtaaatgataaattaattggtAGTAATCCGGTGCTCGAAGCTTTCGGAAACGCGAAGACTAATCGGAATGATAACTCGTCGCGTTTTGGCAAGTACATGGATATCCAATTTAATTTCCAG GGAGATCCAATCGGTGGGAACATTTTGAATTATCTACTCGAGAAGTCGCGAGTAGTGCATCAATCTTTAGGAGAACGtaatttccatatattttatcaattaatagcTGGAGctgatgaagaaattttgcggaaattatatcttaaaaaaaacttagatacatattattatctcaGTAATGga acgaaagatactataaataatatcgatgatGTTTCTCAATATAATGAAGTTATGAAAGCAATGAAAACCATGGAAATGAGCCAGAAAGAACAGGATGATTTATTTGCAATAGTGGCATCAGTATTACATATGGGAAATGTTGGTTTTACCGAAGAAGATGGTGTCGCACAAATTTTGAAGCCAGCTTCTGTTGAGGCTGTTGCTtcg ttaTTGGGTTGCGACATCAAACAATTAGCAGAGGCTTTTACAAATCGCACTATAGACGCTCGTGGTGATGTGGTTATTTCTCCGCTAAACAGAGAATTTGCCATTTATGCACGAGATGCATTGGCAAAAGCTGTATATGATAGATTGTTCACATGGCTGGTGACTAGATTGAATAAATCTTTGCAACCTATTAATAatcctaaaaagaaaaaaatggtcATAGGAATTTTGGATATTTAtggtttcgaaatttttcaaaagaacag CTTCGaacaattttgtataaattactGTAATGAGAAATTACAACaactatttattcaattaacgtTAAAATCGGAACAAGAGGAATATTTAAGAGAAGGAATAACATGGGaaaatgttcaatattttaataataaagttatatgcgatttaattgaagaaaaatataaag gtataatatctttaatggATGAAGAATGTCTCCGTCCTGGAGAACCAACAGATTTAAGTTTTCTGGAAaagttaaatgtaaatttaaacaatcatCCTCACTATATAAGCCATATGAAAGCGGATCTACAAACGCAAAAAGTTATGGGGCGTGAT gaaTTCAGATTAGTGCATTATGCTGGCGAAGTAACATATAATGTTCGTGGTTTTCTTGAGaagaataatgatttattatatagagatTTACGTGAAGTAATGTCGCACACaacgaattcaattattaag aacGTGTTTGATGTAAAAGATTTGACAAGTAAAAAACGACCAGATACTGCTATTacgcaatttaaaaatagtttaaataatttagtagAAATTCTTATGGGAAAAGAACCTTCATACATTCGTTGTATAAAAcctaatgattataaaatgcCCA atcaatttaatgataaaattatcttgcaccaagtaaaatatttaggtCTTATGGAAAATCTAAGAGTGAGACGAGCTGGTTTTGCCTATAGAAGAccatataaacaatttttacaacgTTATAAATCACTATGTCCACAAACATGGCCTAACTACCATGGTTCTGCTAAAGAAGGTGTACAAATCCTCGTATGTCATCTTGGTTTCGAACAAGATGAATATAAGATGGGCAA cacaaaattatttattcgattcccTAAAACATTATTCGATACGGAAGACgcttttcaaataaagaaacatgAGATAGCTGTTATTATTCAAAGTAGATGGAAATGTATACTAATAAGACGAAGATATCTTCGTATGAGAGAGGCAGCAAtagttttccaaaaatatattcgaagatGGTTAGCAAAACGTGAAGTTGAAAAGAGACGAAAAGCAGTTATTACTATTCAAcg ATTCATCAAAGGATTTATTACACGAAATGGGCCACCaactgaaattaatattgcttTTCTTGAATTAGGAAAAAAACAATGGTTAATTAAACTCTCTAAGACACTTCCAGttggtattttaaataattattggccATCATGTCCATATATTTGTCAAGAA GCTTCTGAACATTTACGTATCATGTACAAAAAATGGAAAGCACGTAATTACAGATTAGCTTTgtcaaaaatagataaaaaacagttcgaattaaaaattttagctgaATTTCTATTCAAAGACAAAAAGAAATCGTATGCAAAAAGTTTTGAACGAAAATTCCAAACTGATCGACTTGGTGCCGAATACGTAGCATTGAAAGAAagctttattaataatattcttcccAGAGATGAAACTATACaa TACATAACTCctgttattaaatatgatcGACATGGTTACAAGCCCCGCGAAAGAGTACtaattttaacagaaaatgctgtatatattttagacaTCTTAAAAACATTCAAACTTAAACATCGTTTACCTTATAAATCCATTTTAGAATTAGTTGTTACCGGAGAATCAGACAATTTATTGATTGTTAGGATACCACCCGAATTAAAAAAGGACAag ggtgatttaattttagaagtgCCACATATAATAGAAGCACTAACAAAAGCAATTGATATTACTAATAAtccaaatattcttaaaattgttaatacagaatc agtCTCACATAAACTAGTCAGCGGTAAAGAAGGTGTAATCGAATTCAGAACTGGTACAACTCCAGCTATTAGTAAAAACAGACAAAGCGGACATTTATTAGTGGTAAATAGAACATTTAGTGACATggaatattccaaataa